The following DNA comes from Peribacillus sp. FSL E2-0218.
TGGTCGCCTTTGATTTCTGCATTCAATAGCGGATATTTTTTCAAGGCGCCAATGACTGCTTTAGTGAAGAATGACATGAAGCCAAGTTTAACATCATTCGCTTTCACGAAAGAATCCTTATGGCGGCTGCGCAATTCCATTACGGCAGAAAGGTCGACTTCGTTAAAAGTTGTAAGCATGGCTGCTTCGGATTGTACTTGAACTAGACGCTTGGCAATGGTTTGACGACGGCGAGTCATCTTAACCACTTCAATACGGTCATCATTCACTTCAACAGGTGCTGCTGGTTGTTTAGCTGCTGGCGCTGTATTTGTTGCCGCTGCCGGTGCTGTAGGTGCTGCTGGTGCATTGCTTGCAGCTTCTACATCTTGTACACGTACACGGCCTAGCGGGTCGGCTACAGGCACTTGAGTCAAGTCAATCCCTTTTTCACGAGCCAATTTCCTTGCAGCTGGTGAAGCAATAACTTGTTGAGTGGATGTTGCTTCCTTCGTTTCTGCTTTTGGAGTCTCTTGAGCAGGAGCGGCTTGTTCCTTTTTGGCTGGCTCGGCTTTAGCTTCCTTAGCTTCTTCTGCTTTTGGAGCTTCCGCCTTCGGAGCTGCTGCAGCTGATCCATTCTCATCGACGATGGCGATCGCTTGTCCAACTTGGACAGTGTCGCCTTCTTCTGCTAAATGTTCAGAAAGTGTACCCGTATAATCTGAAATGATTTCTACGTTTACTTTATCCGTTTCCAGTTCAAGGACATATTCTCCTTTTTCAACATGGTCACCGGGTTGTTTTAACCATTGCGCAATAGATCCTTCAGAAATTGATTCTGCTAATTCAGGTACTTTTACTTCAGCCATTTTATTTCTCCCCCTCATTATTGCGTGTAATTGCTTGAGTCATAATCCGTTGTTGTTCATTTTTATGGACAAGTGGATCTCCCTCAGCCGGGCTTGATCTGCGCTTCCTTCCTATATATGTTACGGAAAGGTTACGAGGTGCCGCTGCATTAAGGCGTGGTTCGACAAATGTCCAAGCTCCCATATTTTTTGGTTCTTCTTGAGCCCAGAAGATTTCTTTAAGATTCGTATATTTTTTCAATGCTTCTTGAACACCAGTGAACGGGAATGGATAAATCTCTTCGATACTGATGATTTGCAGCCAATCCGTATTTTTTTCAGCTGCCGCTTTTTCACGAAGTTCAACCGCCAACTTACCTGATGCGAAGACAATGCGTTCAACCGATTTAGGTTTTTTGCCTAATGTCTTCGTTTCTACGAACGATTCAAACGAGCCTTCGCTGAATTCTGCAGCTGCGGAAGCCATCACTTGATTACGAAGCATGCTCTTCGGTGTCATGATGACAAGCGGGCGTACTTGTTCTTGATCCAAAATCTTGGCCTGTCTTCTAAGGATATGGAAGTATTGGGCTGCCGAACTTAAATTGGCAACGGTCCAGTTATTCTCAGCCGCCAATTGAAGGAAACGTTCAAGGCGTGCACTTGAGTGCTCTGGTCCCTGTCCTTCATATCCGTGCGGAAGCAGCATGACAAGTCCTGATTTTTGACCCCATTTTGCACGGCCGGCAGCGATGAATTGATCAAAGATGACTTGTGCAGTATTGGCGAAATCTCCAAATTGGCCTTCCCATAGTACAAGTGCTTCAGGTGCGAATACATTATACCCATATTCATAAGCCAGAACGGCCGTTTCAGTAAGCGGGCTGTTATGAACAGCGAAAGAAGCTTTGGCCGTTTCAAGTGTGTGAAGTGGTGAATAAGTCTTTCCATTCACACTGTCATGTAACATGATATTACGCTGTGCGAATGTTCCGCGCTCTGAATCTTGTCCTGTCAAACGAATTGGCGTACCGTCATTCAAAATGGTCGCAAAAGCCAGCGTCTCGGCATGAGCCCAATCGATTTTACCTTCAGCAGCAAAGGAATCCAAGCGGCGTGATAAAATCTTTCCTAGTTTTTTATTAGGTGTGAATCCTTCCGGCCACTGAACAAGTTCTTCGTTTATGGAAACCAGTTCTTGCTTCGGAACACCGGTTTCGATCGTCGGAAGTCCTTTTTCGATAATGCCAGGAGGGTTACACTCTTTGGAAGCTTCCGGTTTGTTTCCGGAAATTTTCGCATAGGCGTCAGCAAGTCTTGTATCCACCTGCTCAGCGATAGCTTTCACTTCTTCTTCCGTGAACTCACCAGAGTGAACCAACTTATTGCTATAAAGGTCTTTAACCGTTTGATGCTTATGGATCAAGGCATACATTTCAGGTTGAGTCACCAGTGGCTCATCCATTTCGTTATGGCCGAAACGTCTGTATCCAATCAAATCGATCAAGAAATCTTTTTTATATTTCTCGCGGTATTGGTTGGCAAGGTTAACGGCAGCCATACATGCTTCAGGATCATCTGCATTCACATGCACGATCGGCACTTCAAAGCCTTTAGCCAAATCACTGGCATATTTAGTTGAACGCGAATCTTCACTTTCCGTTGTAAAACCAATCATGTTATTGGCGATGATATGGATGGCGCCGCCAACTTGATAACCGCGTAAACGGCTTAAGTTGAATGTTTCTGGTACAATTCCCTCACCAGGGAACGCTGCATCACCATGAATCAGGATTGCCAGCGATTTGGAAATGTCCTGTACTGGGAATCCCTTCGCCGAACGGTCTTCTTGTGCCGCACGGGAATACCCTTCCACGATTGGACCGACTACTTCCAAGTGGCTTGGGTTATTGGCAAGGGTGATCCTTGCTTTTTGTATGTTGGCTTTGGTGATCTGCTTATCAAGACCTAAATGGTACTTAACATCACCTGTCCACCCATTGTTAATCCCTGTAGAACCTTCAGAAGGAACCAAATCTTTATTAGGCGAATGTTGGAATTCCGAGAAGATGACTTCATATGGCTTTC
Coding sequences within:
- the odhB gene encoding 2-oxoglutarate dehydrogenase complex dihydrolipoyllysine-residue succinyltransferase, with translation MAEVKVPELAESISEGSIAQWLKQPGDHVEKGEYVLELETDKVNVEIISDYTGTLSEHLAEEGDTVQVGQAIAIVDENGSAAAAPKAEAPKAEEAKEAKAEPAKKEQAAPAQETPKAETKEATSTQQVIASPAARKLAREKGIDLTQVPVADPLGRVRVQDVEAASNAPAAPTAPAAATNTAPAAKQPAAPVEVNDDRIEVVKMTRRRQTIAKRLVQVQSEAAMLTTFNEVDLSAVMELRSRHKDSFVKANDVKLGFMSFFTKAVIGALKKYPLLNAEIKGDHILKKNFYDIGVAVSTDEGLVVPVVRDADRKSFAEIEKNISDLAVKARNNKLGLSDLSGGTFTITNGGTFGSLLSTPILNAPQVGILGMHTIKTRPIAVGDQIENRPMMYLALSYDHRIVDGKEAVGFLVAIKDMLEDPEQLLLQG
- a CDS encoding 2-oxoglutarate dehydrogenase E1 component, translated to MTIKDAKAYDPWKAFSGPNLGYVMEQYDLFQANPEEVDPELKNFFEVSGPPSFDVSAETTIGSAPIAQAGEVLPMKKIMSAVKLAENIRAYGHLAANIYPLKEEALDTEQIHFEKYGLTADDLRKIPADLICPESPKDVKDGYEAVQYLKQLYTKTIAFEFHHVNDLEEKQWLTDMVESGSMFPEVTKEKKELLLKRLNEVEGFEKFLHRTYVGQKRFSIEGLDILVPILDEMISQTVQNGTGNVNIAMAHRGRLNVLAHVLGKPYEVIFSEFQHSPNKDLVPSEGSTGINNGWTGDVKYHLGLDKQITKANIQKARITLANNPSHLEVVGPIVEGYSRAAQEDRSAKGFPVQDISKSLAILIHGDAAFPGEGIVPETFNLSRLRGYQVGGAIHIIANNMIGFTTESEDSRSTKYASDLAKGFEVPIVHVNADDPEACMAAVNLANQYREKYKKDFLIDLIGYRRFGHNEMDEPLVTQPEMYALIHKHQTVKDLYSNKLVHSGEFTEEEVKAIAEQVDTRLADAYAKISGNKPEASKECNPPGIIEKGLPTIETGVPKQELVSINEELVQWPEGFTPNKKLGKILSRRLDSFAAEGKIDWAHAETLAFATILNDGTPIRLTGQDSERGTFAQRNIMLHDSVNGKTYSPLHTLETAKASFAVHNSPLTETAVLAYEYGYNVFAPEALVLWEGQFGDFANTAQVIFDQFIAAGRAKWGQKSGLVMLLPHGYEGQGPEHSSARLERFLQLAAENNWTVANLSSAAQYFHILRRQAKILDQEQVRPLVIMTPKSMLRNQVMASAAAEFSEGSFESFVETKTLGKKPKSVERIVFASGKLAVELREKAAAEKNTDWLQIISIEEIYPFPFTGVQEALKKYTNLKEIFWAQEEPKNMGAWTFVEPRLNAAAPRNLSVTYIGRKRRSSPAEGDPLVHKNEQQRIMTQAITRNNEGEK